The genome window TTTTGCATGAAACGCAAGCCTTGTGAAGTAACCCACATCTCGACTTTCTGGGTGACTATCATCGTATATCGATATCCAAGCTGCGCTTGGGGTTTTAAGTACCCAGCTACTTTGGAGCACCGGACTCAGTTTATAGTTAGACGCGCTGGTGAACGGACTTGCAGTCGTTCCAAGTTATAGTTGTATATCGGTGCCACTTAAGCCTACGTACACTTGAAGAAGGTATTTCCCAGTGCTCATCCAGTTGTGTCTGTCCCAATTTGTTCAACTCCCCCCGGCAATTGTGACGATCATTAAACGAACGAATCGGGTTGAAATTAAAGCGTCGTCTATTATTGTAACACTAATCAGCATGCAAATGATTGCACAATTGCACATACAAACgtagatatacatatgtttaGGCATATAGCGATTTGAATATATATCACGCACGCATTTTAAATGGGCCAGTGTATTTTCGCTGTTTATAACTCTTTGCCAGTATAGCCTTGATTTGATTGATCTCTGAAGTGCGATACCATAATGACCTCCAGTTTAATGGGGTTTTCACTTGATGACTtccaagaaaaaaaaatattgttttgaCTGACACATAGCTCtgcgtttataaataaaacggGAAAACCAGTGAAatcgaaaatgaaaatatttatttaattttgttgtgaaaaaataaatgattttgcCTTAGTCGCTCATATGACATGATTAAAAAGTAAATCACATTTGCCCAAGGAATTTTAATATATCAAGAAGTAGTAACAATTGATTGGATTATATATTGATTATATATATTGgatatatataagtacatattTACTGAGAAATTTCAAAGCAAGTGCTTGTGTTTTTGCCAAAGCAATTAATCCAAGTTCAATGCAGCTTAATTTTGGCTGACATGTCCACTTCCTCCTGTCAGTCAAAAAACTGGTTGTTCAATATTTTTTGGATTcgcccaaaaaaaaacccagCAAAGCGCACAAAAACGCCGCGCATGCGCAGAAACTGCGTTACGTCTATGgggtaaaaataaaaataaaagacaCAACCGAAAGCAATTACAAAATCGCCCATACAGGGTCAACAATGAGCATTCATACGCGTTGAAATACGTTTATGAATCATATACTGTGTATATTGGTAACTGCCGGTGGTATCCGCAACCGGTTATCGAAAATGTTAATTTtgggttttttattttcacacAACAAAGCGCTTTTCACTGCAGTCACGCAATGGATGACTTCGTCATCGCTCAGCTGCTGAAAGCAAAACTGGAGCTATGGCCATCACAAAGCTCAAGCTCCCAAACCGATCCAATCCGATCCGATCTGTGGGCGCTCCTTCATGCTCCGATGGATGCATGTGGGAATGGATGGAATGGCTGATGTATGGATACATTATGTTCGGATTGCGAATTTCGAGTGCAGAGCGGCGGAAACTTTCACTTTTTTCTGTGTCGCCTCTGCGGAGATGTTGCAACTGTCGTCTGCAAATAGCTGACCACTCGATGGACTGGAAAAGCTTTTTGGTGAATCAGCCTAAAGCGATCTTTAACGACCTGAATTTGGTCCCTTATTTACTAAAAAGATTCAATCAGATACTGAGTGCGCTTTAAATGCTTAGTTGTCTAATAAATTAGAGGGGAAATTATACCAGGATTCAATGCCGGTCACGTATTCCCCACAAATCACACACTCAACAAATAAAATGGTGTACAAGGTCACATATTAAGGGGTTTTGTGCCTTTCGATCACTCATTTCCATCACAAGTGCTTGCACCCGTTGAAATAATTGATACTTTAACTAAAATCATGTTTCAATTTTTAGCAGGCGTCCACAACATGCACATTCTCAGCATATCTCTGATGGCGGTCCTGCCGACCATTGCCTTAGCCGGTCTCTGTGGGGTTGAGCCCGATGCCAGTTTGTTGGATCAGCGGCTGAACCTTTACAAGGGCCAACAGAACTTCGCCGTGTCCATGCTGAACGTGATCCGGCAGAGCACTCCCAACGAGAACGTCTTCTTCTCGCCGTACAGCACGTACCACGCCCTGCTCCTCGCCTATTTTGGATCCTCTGGCGACACGGAGAAGGAGTTGGCCAAGGTGCTGCATCTGGATTGGGCCGACTCAAAGGAGGTGGTGCGCAGTGCCTACATTCTGGAGAAGATGAGCCGCAAAGAGCGACAGAGCAAAATGCCCCTGGAGTTCTCCTCAGCCGATCGCATATTCTTCGCCAATGATCTGCATGTGACCGAATGCGCACGGAATCGTCTGGCCGAGGAGGTCCAGCAGATCGACTTCAAGAACCAGCCAGAGGAGTCACGCAAGCAAATCAACGATTGGATTGCCAAGCAGACGCACGATCAAATCCGCAATATGCTTAGCGCCGATGAAATCACTCCGCGAACTCGTTTGGTCCTGGCCAACGCCGCCTATCTGAAGGGTCAGTGGCTCAGTCAGTTCAAGACGGAGAAGACGGTGCCCATGCCCTTCTACACGTCCCCGTCCAACTTCTCGCTGGTGTCCATGATGCAGCAGAAGGGCACCTTCCTGCTGAATGTCGACGAACAGCTTCGCGCCCACGTGCTTCAGCTGCCCTATCGCACCGTCTTCGAGTCGCAGGAGAAGGAGGACAGCTCGCCGGATGAGAACTCGGACATCTCCATGGTGCTCATCTTGCCGCCATTTAACAGTAATTCCCTCGAGGATGTGCTCTCCCGGTTGAATGCCGACAGTCTGGATGATTCGTTGAAGCAGGCCATGCCCCGCGAAATCGAAGTGTCGCTGCCCAAGTTTGAGTTTGAACAGCGCCTGGAACTTAACCCTGTAAGTCCTAATTTCTTGCCTCCAAAGTGTGATTAAGTTCTTACCTGCTCCATTTCTTAGATCCTTGCCAAAATGGGAGTCAGCAAAATGTTCGATGAGTCTGTCGCTACGTTTGATGATCTGACCTCCGAGACGATTTCCATTGGTGACTCCAAGCACGTGGCCAAGATCAAGGTGGACGAGGAGGGTAGTACTGCGGCAGCGGCCACCGTTCTCTTCACCTACCGCTCGGCCAGGCCCGTGGAGCCGGCCAAGTTTGAGTGCAACCATCCGTTCGTGTTCGTCATCTACGACCGCACCTCCAAGTCGATCCTATTTACGGGCATCTATCGCGATCCCAAAACAATAAAGCAGTAAAAGATGGCAGTCTTTAAGGTGCTGCAACTTTGCAACTAATCTaaccaaattattttttgaCTGTAAAACACAATGTAAactttaaaaacaaacttaaacCATAATAAATTATGCCTATAACAAGAAGCCTAAAGACTTTATTCATCTTTCTTGCAGAACAAGTTCATTTATCCCGCCCATCAAGTACGCTTTAAAATCTTTGTTTTGCTCAATTTACTAAGTTTTTCATACAAAAATCGCATAAATAATCAAATCTGCAAAGTTTCATTTTGGTTGTTTCCATTAAGTAAACACGGCTACGTAAACAAATATGCGAATAAGGATGTGGGTTATGGAGGGAAGGATACAACTCAGAGGAGCGTGGGCATCACGGTCGCTCTACACGCGTACATCTTTAATACTTAACACGAAACTGaataaaacaaatcaaagCGATACTAGACAATTGGAAAACAGAAGAATTCATTGTGTGAACTAAAAAAGTATGTCATGGCCGAAGCGGAAAGCACTGAAGGCACTTTTGTTTTGGTTGTTTGGCAAGAAGAAAGCTACGTTATAAACATCTATGCATTCCTAGTCATAAACGAGTTCAATACGATCCTCTCTTGATGCTCCTCGAAGAAAAGTGGGGTTTATCAGGTAGTAACTAAAACTATATCTTCATAATATTGTGGGGTCGTCAACGGGCAATCTCGATTGGAGTATAAAGGCTTCGCCTAGATGTCATCCGGAGGTATGGCGACAGCGTAGATGGCGAATCCGATGAACACAATGCCACCCACAATGGTGACAGTGCGCACTGAGATTTTGGAAGCCACAAGACGACCACCAATCACAGCCAGGCCGGTGCAGATGCAGTGGCCAATAATACCGCCAGCGATAACGCCGTAAACGTCCTGCAATGGATAATAGCTTCATGTACGAAATCGTTAGGGTTATTTTTATCTAAAGTGCTCACCTTGCTAGCGGCGAGAATAATGGTGGTCAGTTGGGAGCGATCGCCCCACTCGGCCAGGAAGGTCATAGTGAAGGCCTGGGCCAGGATGCGCATGGTGAAGTAGGTGGCACCTCGTTTCTGTGGACGACGACGACCGCTCTCGGCGTCATTTACCAGCGCCGCGTTCACATCACGATCCAGCTGTAAAGGAAAATGAGGATTTTTAAGGATCAGTGTGGGAACAGCAGGCAGACAAAAAAGATTCGATGAAAAATGTGCGCAAACAAAGGGATAAGACagcaaattaaaaacacatgtaaatacttttgaacCAGAAAACTCGGATATCACCGCTTTTTCTTCTGAATAAACCAAAAAtataaactaaaaacaaaaaaatcaagAAACGATCACTTCATCATAACAACATGCAGAGAGAAAAATCGGGTGAAATGTGTGCGCTTCGAATGGAAGTGAAACGAGACTAATGGGTAATAAAATACCTAGGCGACAAAACCAAATGCCAGATGACTTAGagttaaaaaataattgatgCTTGTGTTTTTCGACTGTAGTGTCACTGTTTTATGAGTGTTTTTTTGGGTGTGAGATCTTTTCTTTTGGTCAAAAAGCACGTGAAATTATGATTAGGTAACAACAAAAATTAGCGTTTGTCAGTTATATAGATTACCGGACCTCATTCCGATTACATTTTCTAGAAATAAGACTGATTAAATCTATTAATATAGGTTACTCTTTTTTTAGCCTCTCACAGCCATCAGATAAATTTAGCGTAGAGCTACAACTCTTTGGAAGTCTTGAGATTTGAAGTTAAGGCGGTTCTTTAATCTAAATGATACGGCTATAGGGATCATAGTCCATTCGACAATCTCCGTCTAAGTGTGTAGTGTTAatgcaaaaaccaaaaattcaATCAATTCCAATTTCGAAAAACGTAATCGAATGGGAACCGGAAGCGGAACAATCGCAAATACGGTCTATGGCCTAACCCGTGCTTTGAGAGCGCCGTTCACCGGTCCGGAATCTCCGTTCAGGCTGCCATTGAGACTGTGCATGCTATCGTGTCCGGCCAGCGGAGCACGTGGATCCGAGGCGCCGCCTACGGACGGGTCGGTGGGATGGCCAGCCAGCTGGACATCGACGGTGGCGGTGGAGGCGGCAATGGAGTTGGTTTGTTCGGTCTGGTTCGATGAGGCCGCCGAGTGGGCCGGGCTGCTGGTGAAGGTCTTCATCTTGAGCTGCTCCACAATGCGGCCGCCCTCCTTGAGGAACACCTCCGATTCGTGCTGATCCCGGTCGTCGTCATCGTTGCCAGTTTTATCACAGCTATTTTGCTtactattattgttattgagATGGTTGCGCTGCTTCCGCTGGCGATGCTGCATGTCCGTGGTGGAACCTGCCGCCGTGGAAATGGAGTTACGGCCATGAATGAGCGCCTGTTCGCTGGCATCCTCCTTGTCCGAGTTGCTGTTCTTTCGCTTGCCATCCGCGTCCTCGTACTTGCGGCTGGCCTTGCGCAGTAACTGCGTTTGGAGCGTGGCACAAATCAAAGTTGCGTGCAACATATATAGTTTATGTTTGTTTCGGTAACATTTTCAGGGGCAACGTTATTATcgaattgttttaatttcgtGTTGCATAAaggaaaaacaattaaaaatttgcATTAGCTAGAAATTCGATTGGCagaaattttgattttgattaatATTCTGGTGGAGTTCTCGTTTGCCAAAAAAGCTTTTCCATTTCAAACGATTTTCTGGTTTAGTACGAATTTGCTTTGATCAATAAACTTTTGAAACTCGCTTGTATTTGATATGCGCAAATCGTGCAATTAGTCACATGGTCATAGATGTGTGGTAAATGTTTGTATATGAATTTCGAATGTTCGATTCAAGACAAATCAAAACCAAAGATATTCGGAAGCTATAACTGAGAGAGTATGTGGCCACACAGATGTTTCACTGACGCTATTCGGAGCGCCCATTTTCCGATCGGCTTGGGTTATTTAGTTTGAGTAATCATGGTGTTTTGTTAGGGGCTAACAAAAATTCTTAATTAGCATGCAATCAAGGTGTAATTACAATTATGAAAAGCTTAGAGTTCGTGTTTGATTAGTAATTGTTTGCTAGTTATTGTTCGAGGCTCTCGTGTCAGGCAAATAAAATGGTGTTTAATCTCAAGTAAGAGTGAAAACCAAAGCGTGGCATATGAAGTGATCGCTTTGGCGGGGCATCAATTagttgtttggttttttttgcTCTACATTTTGCCAGTCGTTATGGTTGTAATAatagtaaaacaaaaaattaagcGCAGATATTAACAGAAGCAGTAAAAATAACTAATTACTATAATAGTGCAGCAACAAGATGCTGCAGAAAAGCGTGACTAATTGAAACAAAGTAAGGATCTATAGAAACTACTGCAACATGTAGCACCACTACTATATACAAGGGCATCCATCGAGGACGACTCACCTCATCCTCGCGCTTGCGCAGATCAGTTTGCACCTCTTCCAGTTCCTCCTGAGCGTCGGTTGGTTTCATTTTGTAGCCGTCGTACAGCATTTTCAAaccaaatattaaaaataatgcaGTTGAGATATAATACGTATAAATCTGTGGGTAATATAAAATTGCATAAGTTTGTAAAGTTATCTATCATATAATCATATTTTTTCATGACCCACCTTAGGAATAAAGTTCGCTGCCATGCCAAATGCGCATGAGAGTACCGTCATTAGCGCCAAGGCGGCGATGGCACCGCCAAAGACAATCAAACGCGGATGGCGCATGGCCATTATGGCAGCGATGAAGAAAGTCTTATCCCCTAGCTCTGTTAGTA of Drosophila mauritiana strain mau12 chromosome 3R, ASM438214v1, whole genome shotgun sequence contains these proteins:
- the LOC117142826 gene encoding transmembrane protein 165 isoform X2 — encoded protein: MSQNQSYFWQTTRHNVYLKRSAKWHMALALMVVLTFGTICAAEAQPDSADNAVIESGIQSNLDVQGDLNRPTDLSSLAEKPKDAADRPKTKGTFIDAFTASISVILLTELGDKTFFIAAIMAMRHPRLIVFGGAIAALALMTVLSCAFGMAANFIPKIYTYYISTALFLIFGLKMLYDGYKMKPTDAQEELEEVQTDLRKREDELDRDVNAALVNDAESGRRRPQKRGATYFTMRILAQAFTMTFLAEWGDRSQLTTIILAASKDVYGVIAGGIIGHCICTGLAVIGGRLVASKISVRTVTIVGGIVFIGFAIYAVAIPPDDI
- the LOC117142827 gene encoding serine protease inhibitor 88Ea gives rise to the protein MHILSISLMAVLPTIALAGLCGVEPDASLLDQRLNLYKGQQNFAVSMLNVIRQSTPNENVFFSPYSTYHALLLAYFGSSGDTEKELAKVLHLDWADSKEVVRSAYILEKMSRKERQSKMPLEFSSADRIFFANDLHVTECARNRLAEEVQQIDFKNQPEESRKQINDWIAKQTHDQIRNMLSADEITPRTRLVLANAAYLKGQWLSQFKTEKTVPMPFYTSPSNFSLVSMMQQKGTFLLNVDEQLRAHVLQLPYRTVFESQEKEDSSPDENSDISMVLILPPFNSNSLEDVLSRLNADSLDDSLKQAMPREIEVSLPKFEFEQRLELNPILAKMGVSKMFDESVATFDDLTSETISIGDSKHVAKIKVDEEGSTAAAATVLFTYRSARPVEPAKFECNHPFVFVIYDRTSKSILFTGIYRDPKTIKQ
- the LOC117142826 gene encoding GDT1-like protein 3 isoform X1 — encoded protein: MSQNQSYFWQTTRHNVYLKRSAKWHMALALMVVLTFGTICAAEAQPDSADNAVIESGIQSNLDVQGDLNRPTDLSSLAEKPKDAADRPKTKGTFIDAFTASISVILLTELGDKTFFIAAIMAMRHPRLIVFGGAIAALALMTVLSCAFGMAANFIPKIYTYYISTALFLIFGLKMLYDGYKMKPTDAQEELEEVQTDLRKREDELLRKASRKYEDADGKRKNSNSDKEDASEQALIHGRNSISTAAGSTTDMQHRQRKQRNHLNNNNSKQNSCDKTGNDDDDRDQHESEVFLKEGGRIVEQLKMKTFTSSPAHSAASSNQTEQTNSIAASTATVDVQLAGHPTDPSVGGASDPRAPLAGHDSMHSLNGSLNGDSGPVNGALKARLDRDVNAALVNDAESGRRRPQKRGATYFTMRILAQAFTMTFLAEWGDRSQLTTIILAASKDVYGVIAGGIIGHCICTGLAVIGGRLVASKISVRTVTIVGGIVFIGFAIYAVAIPPDDI